One genomic segment of Ricinus communis isolate WT05 ecotype wild-type chromosome 5, ASM1957865v1, whole genome shotgun sequence includes these proteins:
- the LOC8271329 gene encoding uncharacterized protein At3g28850: MGCASSKQRKRCRHCHAPYSPVPRSYSMHVVHPPQQKGDSYHVVALTSTTLGSLPLDSTSNCKDSININTAIDIFAAAEGNNDQGDTSDCDVRNGIGNDKEKRSKEFSVGLIEAKTWSNMIQDKIPKIVPKTPIRTPPGEPETINTWELMAGLEEDDSLSVPHRYRSFSFDVSRDPSPVQDSPKLNPTLLSPNKNKPFWLQIADEDTNSKCPEFDPQVISTFRKSLQELSPDHPFYLKSSENGEKQPPSSDPSNVVAKDYCKGGKEKLVVYFTSLRGVRKTYEDCCHVRVILKGLGVRVDERDVSMHSGFKEELKELLGEGFCGGGLPRVVIGTKYLGGAEEIRRMHEEGQLEKVVEGCEMLEDDSGGGGCEGCGDVRFIPCETCNGSCKIYYERHEEEEEEEEDGEAAAAAEEELEEGEYGFQRCPDCNENGLIRCPICCY, from the coding sequence ATGGGTTGTGCAAGCTCAAAACAGAGGAAGAGATGCAGGCACTGCCACGCACCTTATTCTCCGGTGCCGCGAAGCTACTCAATGCACGTAGTACATCCTCCACAGCAGAAAGGTGATAGCTACCATGTGGTGGCACTCACTTCCACCACATTAGGCTCTCTTCCTCTTGATTCAACTTCCAATTGTAAAGACAGTATCAATATCAATACTGCTATTGATATCTTCGCGGCGGCGGAAGGAAATAATGATCAAGGCGATACAAGTGATTGTGATGTCCGAAATGGGATTGgaaatgataaagaaaagagaagcaAAGAGTTTTCAGTTGGTTTAATTGAAGCAAAGACTTGGTCTAATATGATCCAAGACAAAATTCCCAAAATTGTGCCAAAAACACCGATAAGAACTCCTCCGGGGGAGCCGGAGACGATCAATACTTGGGAGTTGATGGCGGGGCTTGAGGAAGACGATAGTCTCTCTGTGCCTCATCGGTATAGGAGTTTCTCTTTTGATGTTTCACGTGATCCTAGTCCAGTTCAAGATAGCCCAAAACTGAATCCTACATTACTGTCCCCAAATAAAAACAAGCCTTTTTGGCTTCAAATTGCAGATGAAGATACTAATTCTAAATGTCCAGAATTCGATCCGCAAGTCATTTCCACATTCAGAAAGTCACTTCAAGAACTCTCTCCTGATCATCCATTTTACCTTAAATCATCCGAAAACGGTGAGAAGCAACCGCCTTCCTCGGACCCCAGCAACGTCGTTGCAAAAGATTATTGTAAAGGCGGAAAGGAGAAGCTAGTGGTATACTTTACGAGCCTAAGAGGAGTAAGAAAAACATACGAAGACTGTTGCCATGTGAGGGTGATCTTAAAAGGATTAGGCGTTCGAGTCGATGAGAGAGATGTATCGATGCATTCAGGGTTCAAGGAGGAGTTGAAAGAGCTACTGGGAGAAGGGTTTTGCGGTGGAGGGTTACCGAGAGTGGTTATAGGAACAAAATACCTTGGTGGAGCCGAGGAAATAAGACGAATGCACGAAGAAGGACAGCTGGAGAAGGTGGTTGAAGGATGTGAAATGTTGGAGGATGATAGTGGCGGTGGTGGTTGTGAGGGTTGTGGGGATGTTAGGTTTATACCTTGCGAGACATGTAATGGAAGCTGTAAAATATATTACGAACGCcacgaagaagaagaagaagaagaagaagacggggaagcagcagcagcagcagaagAAGAATTGGAAGAAGGTGAGTATGGATTTCAACGTTGTCCTGATTGTAATGAGAATGGACTAATACGTTGCCCAATTTGTTGCTACTAG